CAATTCAATAACAATGAAACACTTTAGCTCCATGTGATAAAACAGCATGTCAATGAAATAATCATTTTCGCTGACTTCAATTTTATATTGTCTTCCAAGGAATGCAAATCCTTTTCCAAGCTCTAATAAAAATTTGGTAATATTTTTAACTAATTCATTTTCAATTGCAATCTCCAGTGCATCGTCATGCAGACCGAGAAAATCAAAATTGTAAGGGTCTTTTAGTATTTCGGCTACTAATTCAGATTGTCTTTCAGGAAGCGTTTGTGGAAAATTATTGTCAGAAAAACCTATACGTTTATAAAGATTTTTCTCAATCTGAATTTCTAAAGTATCTCTATCCCAACTATTTTTAATAGTTTCATTACAATAGAACTCTGCTTCATCAATATCTTTGACTTTTGTGATAATCAATCGATTATGTCCCCATGGAATTTGTGCCACGCTCTGTGGCACAAATTGATATCTTGTCGAATAAAATTTATACCATTGTCTGATTGCATAAATATTCCTACGTGAAAATCCTTTAATCTCAGGAAATTCATGTTTTAATTCAAGTGCAATCTGCTCAATAAATTTACTCCCCCATTCTGATTTATCTTGTTTCTCTGAGATATCCTTTCCTATTTCCCAATATATTTCAAGGAGCTGAGAATTAATCGAAAAGGCAACTTTCCGATGTGCTACATGAATCTTGGATTTTAATTCTTTAATCCATGTTTTATATTCTAATGTGTTTAATTCTGTATTCATCTTTCAAAGATATAATATACTT
Above is a genomic segment from Bacteroidota bacterium containing:
- a CDS encoding PDDEXK nuclease domain-containing protein, with translation MNTELNTLEYKTWIKELKSKIHVAHRKVAFSINSQLLEIYWEIGKDISEKQDKSEWGSKFIEQIALELKHEFPEIKGFSRRNIYAIRQWYKFYSTRYQFVPQSVAQIPWGHNRLIITKVKDIDEAEFYCNETIKNSWDRDTLEIQIEKNLYKRIGFSDNNFPQTLPERQSELVAEILKDPYNFDFLGLHDDALEIAIENELVKNITKFLLELGKGFAFLGRQYKIEVSENDYFIDMLFYHMELKCFIVIELKAGKFKPEFAGKLNFYLSAVDSKLKREEDNPSVGILLCKKKDKIEVEYALRDINKPMGITEYRLTDAIPENIKSKLPSIEELENELTKKIKQKDDSRVGKRKFHP